One Capsicum annuum cultivar UCD-10X-F1 chromosome 2, UCD10Xv1.1, whole genome shotgun sequence genomic window carries:
- the LOC107860200 gene encoding probable N-acetyltransferase HLS1, whose protein sequence is MVESGVVVSIVVVREFDAKKDSKEVEQVERSCEVGPGGKLSLFTDLLGDPICRVRHSPAYLMLVAEIVVHDGITEERSIVGMIRGCIKTVTCGKKFSRNTVKNSADSTKPLPIFTKLAYILGLRVSPSHRRMGIALKLVCQMEEWFRANGAEYSYIATENDNQASIKLFNHKCGYSKFRTPSILVQPVFAHRVRVSSRVTIIKLNPIDAEILYRLRYSTTEFFPRDIDSILHNQLNLGTFLAVPNGLYSARTCPGMDQFLASPPESWAVLSVWNCKDVFNLEVRGASPMAKFLAKTTRLVDRAFPWLKVPSVPEVFKPFGLHFLYGLGGEGPLAVKFMKSLCDYAHNLAKEAECSVVATEVASREPLRLAIPHWKKLSCAEDLWCMKRLGEDYSDGSVGDWTKSQPGLSIFVDPREV, encoded by the exons atggtggaGAGTGGTGTAGTTGTTTCGATAGTAGTAGTGAGAGAATTTGATGCAAAAAAAGACAGCAAAGAAGTTGAACAAGTTGAGCGAAGCTGCGAAGTTGGTCCCGGTGGTAAACTCTCTCTTTTCACCGACCTTTTAGGTGACCCAATTTGCCGAGTTCGCCATTCTCCTGCCTATCTCATGCTG GTTGCAGAGATAGTGGTGCATGATGGGATAACCGAAGAGAGATCAATAGTAGGGATGATAAGGGGTTGCATCAAAACCGTTACGTGTGGAAAGAAATTCTCAAGGAATACTGTCAAAAACAGCGCTGATTCCACTAAGCCACTTCCTATTTTCACCAAACTCGCCTATATTTTAGGCCTTCGCGTTTCTCCTTCCCACCG gaGAATGGGAATTGCGTTAAAACTTGTGTGTCAAATGGAGGAGTGGTTCAGAGCTAATGGTGCTGAATATTCGTACATAGCTACTGAAAATGACAACCAAGCTTCTATTAAGCTGTTCAATCACAAATGCGGTTACTCCAAGTTCCGTACGCCGTCCATTTTGGTTCAACCCGTTTTCGCTCATCGGGTTCGGGTATCTTCTCGGGTCACTATCATCAAGCTCAACCCGATTGACGCTGAAATCCTATACCGCCTCCGTTACTCCACCACTGAGTTCTTCCCCCGCGACATTGATTCAATTCTCCATAACCAACTCAATCTGGGTACTTTTCTAGCTGTTCCAAACGGGCTTTACTCGGCCCGAACTTGTCCCGGTATGGACCAATTCTTAGCAAGCCCGCCCGAATCGTGGGCCGTGCTGAGTGTGTGGAACTGTAAGGACGTGTTCAATCTGGAGGTTCGGGGCGCATCGCCAATGGCGAAGTTTCTTGCTAAGACGACCCGTTTAGTGGACCGGGCTTTTCCATGGCTTAAAGTGCCGTCAGTGCCGGAGGTATTCAAGCCATTTGGGCTTCACTTTTTATATGGGCTTGGTGGTGAAGGCCCATTAGCAGTAaaattcatgaaatccctatgtgaTTATGCCCACAATTTAGCGAAAGAGGCGGAGTGTAGCGTGGTGGCAACGGAAGTGGCAAGCAGGGAACCGTTGAGGTTAGCAATCCCACACTGGAAGAAGCTATCCTGCGCGGAGGATTTATGGTGCATGAAACGACTTGGGGAAGACTATAGTGACGGGTCTGTAGGTGACTGGACAAAATCACAACCTGGTCTTTCTATATTTGTTGATCCTAGAGAAGTCTAA